CGCCGCCGACGCCGTGTTCAGGTCCACCGGGCCGGCGGGAACCGTCGACGGAGGCCTCGTAGAGGACGGCCGCCGGGTTGCGGGGGGCGTGGAGAGAAAGCCCCGCATCGTCCCCCCGTTCGCCGGTGAAGACGACGGGGAGCGCGGTGAGGTCACGGCGGGGGATGAGGGGGGAGCGGCAGGGAGGGTGAGATGCGGGGCCATCTGCGCCAGGACCCGGGGCCCGACACCGGAGACGGAGTCCAGGTCCGCGAGCGTGCGGAAGCGCCCGCGCGCCTTCCGCGCCTGCACGATGCGCTCGGCCAGCGCGTGGCCCACACCGGGAAGGCGGTCCAGCTCGTCGGCCGTGGCCGTGTTCGGGTCCAGCTTCTCGCCGGCCGCGAGCGGTGTGGAGCGCGCCTTGTCCTGTTCCGTCTTCCGCTTCACCCTGCCTTGCATCCCGTCGAGGCCACTCATCCCGTCCACTAGGTCGGACGACGCGCCTCCCGGTGCGCCGGACGACAGCGCGTCGGTCGAGTAGAGGGCGGGAGTGAGCGTGGAAGTGCGGTGGCCGAGGGCGCGGGCTCCCGCACCGGCGGCGAGGAGGAGGGCGACGACGCCCAGCGCGAGGCGCTCCTGCGAGGTGGCGGGCATGGGTCAGCCCCCGGAGTAGACGAGGTCCGCCATCACGTCGGCCACCATCTTCATGGTCTGGCGGCTCACGTTGGCGGGAAGGTCGTCGCCCGTGTGCCAGAACGAGTTGCCGGGGCCGTAGTCCAGGTCGATCACCAGCACGCTGGGGATGCCGGCGGCGATCAGCGGCAGGTGGTCGTCGGTGATCTCCCCGCCCACCGTGTCCGGGAAAGCGGCGCCGTGGCCCGCCGTCTTCGCCAGCGACCAGATGCGGCGCACCGCCTGCGGGGCCGACCTCTGCGACGCCGTCTCCACCGGGAACCGCGCCTCCACGTCGGCCACCATGTCCAGCACCACGGCGTAGCGCGGGCGCGGGCCTTCCGGGAGATGCGCGGCAAACCAGCGGGAGCCCAGGTACATGTCCTCGTCCCCCGGCCCGTAGTCCTCGCCGTCGGTGAAGAGCAGGTCCACGCCGATGGGCGGCGCCTGCTCGCGGAAGAGGTCGGCCAGCTGCATCAGCACCGCGGTGCCGCTCGCGCCGTCGTTGGCGCCGGGCACCGGCAGGTTGCGGCGCTCCGGGTCCTGCTCGCCGTCCGCGTGCGGGCGCGTGTCCCAGTGCGCGACCAGGAGGATGCGGTCCTTCGCCTGCGGGTTGAAGCGCGCGAAGACGTTCTCCAGCCGCAGCGTGCGCCCCTGCGCCGTCACGTGGGTGAAGGGCTGGGAGGTGACCTGCCCGCCGTCGGTGTGCAGCCGGTCCTTGAGCCACCCCAGTTCCTGCGTATGGCCGCGCGTGCCCGCGTACCGCGGCCCGAACGCCGTCTGGTCGGTAAGGAACGACCAGAGCTGCCCCGCGTTGGTGTCCGGCCGCGCGGGCTGCCCGTCGGCCCTGGCGCACGCAGCGAGGAGCGCCGCCGCCACGAGGGCCGCGGCGCGGGAACGAGCCCTGCGTGGGGAAGGTATCACCGGTCTCTCAGGAGGATGGGGGCGCGGAAGGGGGCCGCTGCGGCTTGTACTGCAGTGCGGCCCCAAATATACTAGACCCGTGTTTTCGCCCCAGCAAGTCCCTGCCGGAAAGCCATGAAGATCCTTACGCGGTACCTGCTGCGGGCGCACGTGGGCCCGTTTTTGTTTGCCTTCGTGGCGCTCACCGGGGTGATCCTGATCAACACCCTGGCGCGCCGGCTGGCCGACCTGGCCGGCAAGGGCCTGCCCACCAACGTGGTGCTGGAGTTCTTCGTGCTGGCGGTGCCCGCCACCGTGGCGCTCACCTTCCCCATGGCCGTGCTCGTCTCGGTCCTCTACACCTTCTCGCAGTTCACGGCCGAGAACGAGATCACGGCGCTCAAGGCCAGCGGCGTGGACCTCAAGCAGCTCCTGCTCCCGCTGCTGGCCGCGGCGACCATCATCGCCGCGTTCATGGTCTGGTTCAACGACCGCGTACTGCCCGAGGCGAACCACCGCTGGTCCAGCCTCTGGAGCGACATCGCCCGCAAGACGCCCACGCTGGTGCTCCAGGCGCAGACGGTGAACCGCATCCCCTCGTCCGACGGCCGTTCGTACTACATGCGGGCGAGCCGGATCGACCCGGCCACGAACCGCATGTGGGACGTGACCATCTACGACGTGAGCGACCCCAACCGCGCGCGCACGATCTACGCGGACTCGGGCATCACCATGTTCAACGCCACGCACACCGACCTGGTGCTGCGCCTGTACGACGGGCACCTGCGCGAGGCCAGCATCGGCAACCCGGCCGAGTTCCAGCAGCTGGGCTTCCGCGAGCAGGTGCTGCCCATCCCCGGCGTGGGCACCACCCTCAGCATCGGCGACGACGACGGGGGCTACCGCGGCGACCGCGAGATGACCATCGCCATGCTGCGGGCGCACATGGACACGCTCACGCGCGACCGCGGCCGGGTGCAGACCGATACGCGCAAGGCGGCCATGGAGGACCTGGAGTACGCCCTGAAGGGCGGCCGCCGCGGCGTGGTCACGCTCCCCGCGAACGGCCCGCCCCCGCTCAGCGTCGCCGAGCGCACGCGGCAGACGGCGCTCACGCTGGCGGGCGACCAGCAGATGGTGTCCAACACGCGCCGCGACATCCGCTCGTTCGACGTGGAGGTGCAGAAGAAGTACTCCATCGCCATCGCCACGCTGGTCTTCGTGATCATCGGCGCGCCGCTGGCCCTGCGCTTCCCCGGCGGCGGCATCGGGATGGTGATCGCCTCCAGCCTGCTCATCTTCTCGCTGTACTACATCGGCCTCATCGGCGGAGAGGCGCTGGCGGACGCGGGGCACGCGTCGCCCATCGTGGCGATGTGGATCATGAACGCGCTGATGACGGTGCTGGGCTTGTTCGGGATAACCAAGATGGGACGCGAGACGTCGACCGCCCGCGGCGGCGGCGGGCTCGCGGCCATCGCCCAGGCGGCGCGGGAGTGGATCGCGTCGCCGTGGTTCCGGCGGCAGGGGGAGGGCGCATGAAGCTGCTGGACCGCTACGTGGTGCGGCAGTACCTGCGCACCTTCGTGATGCTGGTGCTGGGCATCCCCCTGCTCTTCATCATCGGCGACGTCACCGACAACATTGACAAGTACCTGGAGCGCGGCATCCCCATGGGGCGCCTCGCCTTGTCGTACGTGTACCAGATGCCGCTCTTCATCCAGTACGCCTTCCCCATCGCCGCGCTGGTGGCGACGGTGTTCACCATCGGCGGGATGACGCGGCACCAGGAGATCTCGGCGGCCAAGGCGGGCGGCGTCTCGTTCTACCGCATCATCCTGCCCATCGTGGGGCTCTCCATCGTGCTGAGCATGGCGGCGCTGGGCCTGGGCGAGCTGACGCCCATCACGCTGCAGAAGCGCGCGGAGCTGATCGGGTCGAAGAAGAACACCGAGTCCACCGGCCGCAGCAACTTCGTCTACCAGACGGAGGGCGAAGGGGTGATGACGGTGCGCCGCATCGACACCACGGAGGGGCAGATGAACGGCATCGTGCTGGAGCGCAACGCCTCGCGCACGGGCGCCGGCCTGCACCGGATGGCGGACGAGGCGCACTGGACCCCCGCGCGCGGCTGGATCTTGCGGCGCGGCTACGTGCGCCGCCTGGCCGCCGGCGGCGCCGAGGAAACCTTCGCGTTCGACTCCATGCGCGTGCCCGGCCTGCGCGAGACGCCGGACGAGCTGCTGGCGGAGCCTAAGGACCCCACGGAGATGGGGTACGCCGACATCTCGCGTTTCATCGGCGCGGTGGAGCGCTCGGGCGGCGACGCGAACTCGCTCAAGGTGGAGCTGGCGCAGAAGGTCGCGCTGCCGTGCGCGGTATTCATCATCGTGCTCTTCGGGGCCCCGCTGGCCACCAGCTCGCAGCGCGGCGGCACGGCGTTCGGCATCGGCATCAGCCTGGGCGTGACCATCCTGTACATGCTGATGTTCCGCGTGGGCAAGGCCGTGGGCAGCAGCGGCAGCGTGGACCCGCAGCTCGCGGCCTGGGCGCCCAACGTGCTCTTCCTCGTCGCCGGCCTCTGGCTCATGTCGCGAACGCGGACGTAGGCGGGCGGGAGCGACGCAGCGATCCGAGAGCGGCCACCAGCCACGCTGGGGCCGCTCTTTCGGTTCTGGGGAGGCGGGGGCCCATCACCGCGGTTCGGCCCGTGGCGGGCATGGGACGTTCGCGACGGGGCTCGAGGGATCACAGCGTCCTGTGGATGCGGCTACACCGCAGCCCAGCATGCGAGCCATACGGGACAGAACAGCACAGCCCCTTGGACTGCAACGTCGCTGCTACGGGGAAACGGCACGCTTGACTATTCTCCTTTAACGCCCAAAGTTGTGAAAACATCCGGCGCGCTCAATCTCGACCTCCGTAGATGGGGCGCCACCTTCCTCATTCTCCCTCAGGAAATCCCAATGATCCGCCACCCTCAGACCCGGCTCAGCACGATCGCCGCATGCGCGCTCGCAGCGGCGTTGGGCACCGCCTGCTCCGACACCGTCACCGGCCCCGCAGCGCGGCCCCGCTCTTCGTACGTCACCGGTATCGCCGTCCAGCAGCGATGCCTGAGCCCGGCTACGTCCGACCCGACGTTCTACGACGGCTACTTGTACCCGCAGGACGTCCAATATCTGGAGTGCCTGCCCATCGATCCGCCGCCGCTGATTCCCATCGGAGACCGGCCCGTGTTCTACGATGGCGCATCCGTGGAGGCGACGGTCGAGACTCGCAACGACGCGCCCATCGAGACGCTCGTTCAGTACGAG
The window above is part of the Longimicrobiaceae bacterium genome. Proteins encoded here:
- a CDS encoding LptF/LptG family permease, which encodes MKLLDRYVVRQYLRTFVMLVLGIPLLFIIGDVTDNIDKYLERGIPMGRLALSYVYQMPLFIQYAFPIAALVATVFTIGGMTRHQEISAAKAGGVSFYRIILPIVGLSIVLSMAALGLGELTPITLQKRAELIGSKKNTESTGRSNFVYQTEGEGVMTVRRIDTTEGQMNGIVLERNASRTGAGLHRMADEAHWTPARGWILRRGYVRRLAAGGAEETFAFDSMRVPGLRETPDELLAEPKDPTEMGYADISRFIGAVERSGGDANSLKVELAQKVALPCAVFIIVLFGAPLATSSQRGGTAFGIGISLGVTILYMLMFRVGKAVGSSGSVDPQLAAWAPNVLFLVAGLWLMSRTRT
- a CDS encoding LptF/LptG family permease: MKILTRYLLRAHVGPFLFAFVALTGVILINTLARRLADLAGKGLPTNVVLEFFVLAVPATVALTFPMAVLVSVLYTFSQFTAENEITALKASGVDLKQLLLPLLAAATIIAAFMVWFNDRVLPEANHRWSSLWSDIARKTPTLVLQAQTVNRIPSSDGRSYYMRASRIDPATNRMWDVTIYDVSDPNRARTIYADSGITMFNATHTDLVLRLYDGHLREASIGNPAEFQQLGFREQVLPIPGVGTTLSIGDDDGGYRGDREMTIAMLRAHMDTLTRDRGRVQTDTRKAAMEDLEYALKGGRRGVVTLPANGPPPLSVAERTRQTALTLAGDQQMVSNTRRDIRSFDVEVQKKYSIAIATLVFVIIGAPLALRFPGGGIGMVIASSLLIFSLYYIGLIGGEALADAGHASPIVAMWIMNALMTVLGLFGITKMGRETSTARGGGGLAAIAQAAREWIASPWFRRQGEGA
- a CDS encoding M28 family peptidase, whose product is MAAALLAACARADGQPARPDTNAGQLWSFLTDQTAFGPRYAGTRGHTQELGWLKDRLHTDGGQVTSQPFTHVTAQGRTLRLENVFARFNPQAKDRILLVAHWDTRPHADGEQDPERRNLPVPGANDGASGTAVLMQLADLFREQAPPIGVDLLFTDGEDYGPGDEDMYLGSRWFAAHLPEGPRPRYAVVLDMVADVEARFPVETASQRSAPQAVRRIWSLAKTAGHGAAFPDTVGGEITDDHLPLIAAGIPSVLVIDLDYGPGNSFWHTGDDLPANVSRQTMKMVADVMADLVYSGG
- a CDS encoding helix-hairpin-helix domain-containing protein; protein product: MPATSQERLALGVVALLLAAGAGARALGHRTSTLTPALYSTDALSSGAPGGASSDLVDGMSGLDGMQGRVKRKTEQDKARSTPLAAGEKLDPNTATADELDRLPGVGHALAERIVQARKARGRFRTLADLDSVSGVGPRVLAQMAPHLTLPAAPPSSPAVTSPRSPSSSPANGGTMRGFLSTPPATRRPSSTRPPSTVPAGPVDLNTASAAELEALPGIGPSLAGKVLAWRAANGRFRSAEDLLKVGGIGPAKLARLRPLVRATP